A stretch of Flavobacteriales bacterium DNA encodes these proteins:
- the queG gene encoding tRNA epoxyqueuosine(34) reductase QueG, with amino-acid sequence MSDVGARAAQIKAEAHRLGFQACGIAVAGFLEEEAPRLENWLKQGKHGQMAYMANHFDLRLDPRKLVPGAKSVISLAFNYHTDQKQLRPEAPKLSTYAFGRDYHKVVKKRLKPLVEFIAQRFGQVAIRAFVDSAPVLEKAWAQRAGIGWLGKHTNVIRQGEGSFFFLCELITDLELTPDAPATDHCGTCRRCIDACPTEAITPYGVDGSRCISYLTIELKEAIPEEFAGKLNGWAFGCDICQQVCPWNRFSEAHHEEEFKPKAELMALTKDEWHGLTEIVFDRLFEGSAVKRTKFNGLKRNLEFLRLEG; translated from the coding sequence ATGTCCGACGTGGGCGCACGTGCCGCGCAGATCAAGGCGGAGGCCCATCGGCTGGGCTTCCAGGCCTGCGGAATCGCCGTTGCCGGCTTCTTGGAAGAGGAAGCGCCCCGCTTGGAGAATTGGTTGAAGCAGGGCAAGCATGGCCAGATGGCCTACATGGCCAACCACTTCGACTTGCGGCTCGATCCCAGGAAGCTAGTGCCCGGGGCCAAGAGCGTGATCAGCCTGGCCTTCAACTACCACACGGATCAGAAGCAGCTCCGCCCCGAGGCGCCCAAGCTGAGCACCTATGCATTCGGTCGCGATTATCACAAGGTGGTGAAGAAGCGGCTGAAGCCCTTGGTGGAATTCATCGCGCAGCGCTTCGGCCAGGTGGCCATCCGCGCATTCGTGGATAGTGCGCCGGTGTTGGAGAAGGCATGGGCCCAGCGCGCAGGCATCGGCTGGCTCGGCAAGCACACCAACGTGATCAGGCAAGGCGAGGGCTCCTTCTTCTTTCTATGCGAGTTGATCACGGATCTGGAGCTCACGCCCGATGCTCCTGCCACCGACCATTGCGGCACATGCCGCCGGTGCATCGATGCTTGCCCAACGGAGGCGATCACACCTTACGGGGTCGATGGAAGCCGCTGCATCAGCTATCTCACCATCGAGCTGAAGGAAGCCATCCCGGAGGAGTTCGCGGGCAAACTGAACGGCTGGGCCTTCGGCTGCGACATCTGCCAGCAGGTATGCCCGTGGAACCGGTTCTCCGAAGCGCATCACGAGGAAGAGTTCAAGCCCAAGGCCGAATTGATGGCCCTCACGAAGGATGAGTGGCATGGCCTCACCGAAATCGTATTCGATCGCCTATTCGAAGGCAGTGCGGTGAAGCGCACGAAGTTCAATGGGCTGAAGCGGAATCTGGAGTTCCTGCGGTTGGAGGGTTGA